Proteins from a genomic interval of Xiphias gladius isolate SHS-SW01 ecotype Sanya breed wild chromosome 23, ASM1685928v1, whole genome shotgun sequence:
- the apool gene encoding MICOS complex subunit MIC27 isoform X5: MAAKVVMVAVPTVLGIASIRVYTVSEVPTDGLVNREKLNIYTPLPQSAQVEFVPERPGVIESGLTAARQSIVPFFQAAKGACVSVKRGSVNLYHAAEDAYYYLKDPPPGFLPRFGTVTMAGLLGMFLARKGSRFKRVAVPLGLMSAGASVCYPAQAVVVFKVTGKKVYAAGKWSSAAVSSLLSSKPQETVAKESTASQSAVVEASESSSTTDSSPQSATIQETEVESAESVPASDESIAVVTRKEASSVIVTEIHPEQALTETNTDAIIHSVPAETETAPSSEEPPAPVESEEPSDTKEVPKNISNEASPDESTASLQPETVVADPAESAEVEVESAPYSEEPPALKSSDEPAVPVVESAQPEPTVQPELSDQPPVAAVEETPSPTLTPPPPPPPEQPAAENNKGGAGFKPDSSLMDFGQSHPEDEDLYSTRS, translated from the exons ATGGCGGCCAAG GTGGTGATGGTGGCCGTCCCGACGGTGCTGGGAATAGCCTCCATCCGTGTGTACACTGTGAGCGAAGTCCCCACGGATGGCCTGGTCAATCGAGAAAAG CTGAACATCTACACCCCACTGCCACAGTCTGCTCAGGTTGAGTTTGTTCCAGAGAGGCCGGGTGTTATTGAGAGTGGATTAACTGCAGCGAGACAGAGCATAGTACCATTTTTCCAGGCTGCAAAG GGTGCCTGTGTCTCTGTGAAAAGGGGAAGTGTTAATCTGTACCATGCAGCAGAGG ATGCATACTATTACCTGAAAGACCCTCCCCCAGGTTTTCTACCCAGGTTTGGCACAGTCACCATGGCTGGCCTGCTTGGCATGTTCTTGGCACGGAAAG GCTCTCGTTTCAAGAGGGTAGCCGTTCCACTGGGCTTGATGAGTGCAGGAGCTTCAGTATGCTACCCAGCCCAAGCAGTGGTTGTGTTTAAg GTGACAGGTAAGAAAGTGTATGCTGCAGGGAAGTGGAGCAGCGCTGCAGTTTCTTCACTGCTCTCCTCCAAGCCCCAGGAGACTGTTGCCAAAGAGAGTACTGCTTCACAA TCTGCAGTGGTTGAGGCCTCAGAGTCCAGCTCCACCACCGACAGCTCACCCCAAAGTGCTACAATCCAAGAAACAGAGGTGGAATCAGCCGAGTCTGTTCCTGCCTCTGATGAATCCATTGCCGTTGTCACAAGAAAGGAGGCATCATCAGTAATAGTCACAGAGATCCACCCCGAACAAGCCCTTACAGAGACTAACACAG ATGCCATTATACATTCAGTgccagcagagacagaaactgCTCCTTCCTCTGAGGAACCACCTGCCCCTGTTGAAAGTGAGGAGCCCTCAGACACAAAAGAAGTACCAAAGAACATCTCAAATGAAGCCAGCCCAGACGAGTCCACGGCGAGCTTACAACCAGAGACGGTAGTGGCTGACCCAGCCGAGTCTGCTGAGGTCGAGGTCGAGTCCGCTCCTTACTCTGAAGAACCACCTGCTCTAAAGTCCTCAGACGAGCCAGCAG TGCCGGTTGTTGAATCAGCTCAGCCCGAACCCACTGTTCAACCAGAGTTATCTGACCAACCACCAGTTGCTGCTGTGGAGGAGACCCCATCCCCGACactcacaccaccaccaccaccacctcctgaACAGcctgcagcagaaaacaacaaag GGGGTGCTGGTTTCAAGCCAGACTCTTCTCTGATGGATTTTGGCCAATCCCACCCCGAGGATGAAGACCTGTACAGCACACGCAGCTGA
- the apool gene encoding MICOS complex subunit MIC27 isoform X2, translating into MAAKVVMVAVPTVLGIASIRVYTVSEVPTDGLVNREKLNIYTPLPQSAQVEFVPERPGVIESGLTAARQSIVPFFQAAKGACVSVKRGSVNLYHAAEDAYYYLKDPPPGFLPRFGTVTMAGLLGMFLARKGSRFKRVAVPLGLMSAGASVCYPAQAVVVFKVTGKKVYAAGKWSSAAVSSLLSSKPQETVAKESTASQSAKVSNQQSAVVEASESSSTTDSSPQSATIQETEVESAESVPASDESIAVVTRKEASSVIVTEIHPEQALTETNTDAIIHSVPAETETAPSSEEPPAPVESEEPSDTKEVPKNISNEASPDESTASLQPETVVADPAESAEVEVESAPYSEEPPALKSSDEPAVPVVESAQPEPTVQPELSDQPPVAAVEETPSPTLTPPPPPPPEQPAAENNKGGAGFKPDSSLMDFGQSHPEDEDLYSTRS; encoded by the exons ATGGCGGCCAAG GTGGTGATGGTGGCCGTCCCGACGGTGCTGGGAATAGCCTCCATCCGTGTGTACACTGTGAGCGAAGTCCCCACGGATGGCCTGGTCAATCGAGAAAAG CTGAACATCTACACCCCACTGCCACAGTCTGCTCAGGTTGAGTTTGTTCCAGAGAGGCCGGGTGTTATTGAGAGTGGATTAACTGCAGCGAGACAGAGCATAGTACCATTTTTCCAGGCTGCAAAG GGTGCCTGTGTCTCTGTGAAAAGGGGAAGTGTTAATCTGTACCATGCAGCAGAGG ATGCATACTATTACCTGAAAGACCCTCCCCCAGGTTTTCTACCCAGGTTTGGCACAGTCACCATGGCTGGCCTGCTTGGCATGTTCTTGGCACGGAAAG GCTCTCGTTTCAAGAGGGTAGCCGTTCCACTGGGCTTGATGAGTGCAGGAGCTTCAGTATGCTACCCAGCCCAAGCAGTGGTTGTGTTTAAg GTGACAGGTAAGAAAGTGTATGCTGCAGGGAAGTGGAGCAGCGCTGCAGTTTCTTCACTGCTCTCCTCCAAGCCCCAGGAGACTGTTGCCAAAGAGAGTACTGCTTCACAA TCAGCTAAGGTGTCAAATCAACAGTCTGCAGTGGTTGAGGCCTCAGAGTCCAGCTCCACCACCGACAGCTCACCCCAAAGTGCTACAATCCAAGAAACAGAGGTGGAATCAGCCGAGTCTGTTCCTGCCTCTGATGAATCCATTGCCGTTGTCACAAGAAAGGAGGCATCATCAGTAATAGTCACAGAGATCCACCCCGAACAAGCCCTTACAGAGACTAACACAG ATGCCATTATACATTCAGTgccagcagagacagaaactgCTCCTTCCTCTGAGGAACCACCTGCCCCTGTTGAAAGTGAGGAGCCCTCAGACACAAAAGAAGTACCAAAGAACATCTCAAATGAAGCCAGCCCAGACGAGTCCACGGCGAGCTTACAACCAGAGACGGTAGTGGCTGACCCAGCCGAGTCTGCTGAGGTCGAGGTCGAGTCCGCTCCTTACTCTGAAGAACCACCTGCTCTAAAGTCCTCAGACGAGCCAGCAG TGCCGGTTGTTGAATCAGCTCAGCCCGAACCCACTGTTCAACCAGAGTTATCTGACCAACCACCAGTTGCTGCTGTGGAGGAGACCCCATCCCCGACactcacaccaccaccaccaccacctcctgaACAGcctgcagcagaaaacaacaaag GGGGTGCTGGTTTCAAGCCAGACTCTTCTCTGATGGATTTTGGCCAATCCCACCCCGAGGATGAAGACCTGTACAGCACACGCAGCTGA
- the apool gene encoding MICOS complex subunit MIC27 isoform X3 produces MVAVPTVLGIASIRVYTVSEVPTDGLVNREKLNIYTPLPQSAQVEFVPERPGVIESGLTAARQSIVPFFQAAKGACVSVKRGSVNLYHAAEDAYYYLKDPPPGFLPRFGTVTMAGLLGMFLARKGSRFKRVAVPLGLMSAGASVCYPAQAVVVFKVTGKKVYAAGKWSSAAVSSLLSSKPQETVAKESTASQVQSAKVSNQQSAVVEASESSSTTDSSPQSATIQETEVESAESVPASDESIAVVTRKEASSVIVTEIHPEQALTETNTDAIIHSVPAETETAPSSEEPPAPVESEEPSDTKEVPKNISNEASPDESTASLQPETVVADPAESAEVEVESAPYSEEPPALKSSDEPAVPVVESAQPEPTVQPELSDQPPVAAVEETPSPTLTPPPPPPPEQPAAENNKGGAGFKPDSSLMDFGQSHPEDEDLYSTRS; encoded by the exons ATGGTGGCCGTCCCGACGGTGCTGGGAATAGCCTCCATCCGTGTGTACACTGTGAGCGAAGTCCCCACGGATGGCCTGGTCAATCGAGAAAAG CTGAACATCTACACCCCACTGCCACAGTCTGCTCAGGTTGAGTTTGTTCCAGAGAGGCCGGGTGTTATTGAGAGTGGATTAACTGCAGCGAGACAGAGCATAGTACCATTTTTCCAGGCTGCAAAG GGTGCCTGTGTCTCTGTGAAAAGGGGAAGTGTTAATCTGTACCATGCAGCAGAGG ATGCATACTATTACCTGAAAGACCCTCCCCCAGGTTTTCTACCCAGGTTTGGCACAGTCACCATGGCTGGCCTGCTTGGCATGTTCTTGGCACGGAAAG GCTCTCGTTTCAAGAGGGTAGCCGTTCCACTGGGCTTGATGAGTGCAGGAGCTTCAGTATGCTACCCAGCCCAAGCAGTGGTTGTGTTTAAg GTGACAGGTAAGAAAGTGTATGCTGCAGGGAAGTGGAGCAGCGCTGCAGTTTCTTCACTGCTCTCCTCCAAGCCCCAGGAGACTGTTGCCAAAGAGAGTACTGCTTCACAAGTACAG TCAGCTAAGGTGTCAAATCAACAGTCTGCAGTGGTTGAGGCCTCAGAGTCCAGCTCCACCACCGACAGCTCACCCCAAAGTGCTACAATCCAAGAAACAGAGGTGGAATCAGCCGAGTCTGTTCCTGCCTCTGATGAATCCATTGCCGTTGTCACAAGAAAGGAGGCATCATCAGTAATAGTCACAGAGATCCACCCCGAACAAGCCCTTACAGAGACTAACACAG ATGCCATTATACATTCAGTgccagcagagacagaaactgCTCCTTCCTCTGAGGAACCACCTGCCCCTGTTGAAAGTGAGGAGCCCTCAGACACAAAAGAAGTACCAAAGAACATCTCAAATGAAGCCAGCCCAGACGAGTCCACGGCGAGCTTACAACCAGAGACGGTAGTGGCTGACCCAGCCGAGTCTGCTGAGGTCGAGGTCGAGTCCGCTCCTTACTCTGAAGAACCACCTGCTCTAAAGTCCTCAGACGAGCCAGCAG TGCCGGTTGTTGAATCAGCTCAGCCCGAACCCACTGTTCAACCAGAGTTATCTGACCAACCACCAGTTGCTGCTGTGGAGGAGACCCCATCCCCGACactcacaccaccaccaccaccacctcctgaACAGcctgcagcagaaaacaacaaag GGGGTGCTGGTTTCAAGCCAGACTCTTCTCTGATGGATTTTGGCCAATCCCACCCCGAGGATGAAGACCTGTACAGCACACGCAGCTGA
- the apool gene encoding MICOS complex subunit MIC27 isoform X4, which translates to MAAKVVMVAVPTVLGIASIRVYTVSEVPTDGLVNREKLNIYTPLPQSAQVEFVPERPGVIESGLTAARQSIVPFFQAAKGACVSVKRGSVNLYHAAEDAYYYLKDPPPGFLPRFGTVTMAGLLGMFLARKGSRFKRVAVPLGLMSAGASVCYPAQAVVVFKVTGKKVYAAGKWSSAAVSSLLSSKPQETVAKESTASQVQSAVVEASESSSTTDSSPQSATIQETEVESAESVPASDESIAVVTRKEASSVIVTEIHPEQALTETNTDAIIHSVPAETETAPSSEEPPAPVESEEPSDTKEVPKNISNEASPDESTASLQPETVVADPAESAEVEVESAPYSEEPPALKSSDEPAVPVVESAQPEPTVQPELSDQPPVAAVEETPSPTLTPPPPPPPEQPAAENNKGGAGFKPDSSLMDFGQSHPEDEDLYSTRS; encoded by the exons ATGGCGGCCAAG GTGGTGATGGTGGCCGTCCCGACGGTGCTGGGAATAGCCTCCATCCGTGTGTACACTGTGAGCGAAGTCCCCACGGATGGCCTGGTCAATCGAGAAAAG CTGAACATCTACACCCCACTGCCACAGTCTGCTCAGGTTGAGTTTGTTCCAGAGAGGCCGGGTGTTATTGAGAGTGGATTAACTGCAGCGAGACAGAGCATAGTACCATTTTTCCAGGCTGCAAAG GGTGCCTGTGTCTCTGTGAAAAGGGGAAGTGTTAATCTGTACCATGCAGCAGAGG ATGCATACTATTACCTGAAAGACCCTCCCCCAGGTTTTCTACCCAGGTTTGGCACAGTCACCATGGCTGGCCTGCTTGGCATGTTCTTGGCACGGAAAG GCTCTCGTTTCAAGAGGGTAGCCGTTCCACTGGGCTTGATGAGTGCAGGAGCTTCAGTATGCTACCCAGCCCAAGCAGTGGTTGTGTTTAAg GTGACAGGTAAGAAAGTGTATGCTGCAGGGAAGTGGAGCAGCGCTGCAGTTTCTTCACTGCTCTCCTCCAAGCCCCAGGAGACTGTTGCCAAAGAGAGTACTGCTTCACAAGTACAG TCTGCAGTGGTTGAGGCCTCAGAGTCCAGCTCCACCACCGACAGCTCACCCCAAAGTGCTACAATCCAAGAAACAGAGGTGGAATCAGCCGAGTCTGTTCCTGCCTCTGATGAATCCATTGCCGTTGTCACAAGAAAGGAGGCATCATCAGTAATAGTCACAGAGATCCACCCCGAACAAGCCCTTACAGAGACTAACACAG ATGCCATTATACATTCAGTgccagcagagacagaaactgCTCCTTCCTCTGAGGAACCACCTGCCCCTGTTGAAAGTGAGGAGCCCTCAGACACAAAAGAAGTACCAAAGAACATCTCAAATGAAGCCAGCCCAGACGAGTCCACGGCGAGCTTACAACCAGAGACGGTAGTGGCTGACCCAGCCGAGTCTGCTGAGGTCGAGGTCGAGTCCGCTCCTTACTCTGAAGAACCACCTGCTCTAAAGTCCTCAGACGAGCCAGCAG TGCCGGTTGTTGAATCAGCTCAGCCCGAACCCACTGTTCAACCAGAGTTATCTGACCAACCACCAGTTGCTGCTGTGGAGGAGACCCCATCCCCGACactcacaccaccaccaccaccacctcctgaACAGcctgcagcagaaaacaacaaag GGGGTGCTGGTTTCAAGCCAGACTCTTCTCTGATGGATTTTGGCCAATCCCACCCCGAGGATGAAGACCTGTACAGCACACGCAGCTGA
- the apool gene encoding MICOS complex subunit MIC27 isoform X1: MAAKVVMVAVPTVLGIASIRVYTVSEVPTDGLVNREKLNIYTPLPQSAQVEFVPERPGVIESGLTAARQSIVPFFQAAKGACVSVKRGSVNLYHAAEDAYYYLKDPPPGFLPRFGTVTMAGLLGMFLARKGSRFKRVAVPLGLMSAGASVCYPAQAVVVFKVTGKKVYAAGKWSSAAVSSLLSSKPQETVAKESTASQVQSAKVSNQQSAVVEASESSSTTDSSPQSATIQETEVESAESVPASDESIAVVTRKEASSVIVTEIHPEQALTETNTDAIIHSVPAETETAPSSEEPPAPVESEEPSDTKEVPKNISNEASPDESTASLQPETVVADPAESAEVEVESAPYSEEPPALKSSDEPAVPVVESAQPEPTVQPELSDQPPVAAVEETPSPTLTPPPPPPPEQPAAENNKGGAGFKPDSSLMDFGQSHPEDEDLYSTRS; the protein is encoded by the exons ATGGCGGCCAAG GTGGTGATGGTGGCCGTCCCGACGGTGCTGGGAATAGCCTCCATCCGTGTGTACACTGTGAGCGAAGTCCCCACGGATGGCCTGGTCAATCGAGAAAAG CTGAACATCTACACCCCACTGCCACAGTCTGCTCAGGTTGAGTTTGTTCCAGAGAGGCCGGGTGTTATTGAGAGTGGATTAACTGCAGCGAGACAGAGCATAGTACCATTTTTCCAGGCTGCAAAG GGTGCCTGTGTCTCTGTGAAAAGGGGAAGTGTTAATCTGTACCATGCAGCAGAGG ATGCATACTATTACCTGAAAGACCCTCCCCCAGGTTTTCTACCCAGGTTTGGCACAGTCACCATGGCTGGCCTGCTTGGCATGTTCTTGGCACGGAAAG GCTCTCGTTTCAAGAGGGTAGCCGTTCCACTGGGCTTGATGAGTGCAGGAGCTTCAGTATGCTACCCAGCCCAAGCAGTGGTTGTGTTTAAg GTGACAGGTAAGAAAGTGTATGCTGCAGGGAAGTGGAGCAGCGCTGCAGTTTCTTCACTGCTCTCCTCCAAGCCCCAGGAGACTGTTGCCAAAGAGAGTACTGCTTCACAAGTACAG TCAGCTAAGGTGTCAAATCAACAGTCTGCAGTGGTTGAGGCCTCAGAGTCCAGCTCCACCACCGACAGCTCACCCCAAAGTGCTACAATCCAAGAAACAGAGGTGGAATCAGCCGAGTCTGTTCCTGCCTCTGATGAATCCATTGCCGTTGTCACAAGAAAGGAGGCATCATCAGTAATAGTCACAGAGATCCACCCCGAACAAGCCCTTACAGAGACTAACACAG ATGCCATTATACATTCAGTgccagcagagacagaaactgCTCCTTCCTCTGAGGAACCACCTGCCCCTGTTGAAAGTGAGGAGCCCTCAGACACAAAAGAAGTACCAAAGAACATCTCAAATGAAGCCAGCCCAGACGAGTCCACGGCGAGCTTACAACCAGAGACGGTAGTGGCTGACCCAGCCGAGTCTGCTGAGGTCGAGGTCGAGTCCGCTCCTTACTCTGAAGAACCACCTGCTCTAAAGTCCTCAGACGAGCCAGCAG TGCCGGTTGTTGAATCAGCTCAGCCCGAACCCACTGTTCAACCAGAGTTATCTGACCAACCACCAGTTGCTGCTGTGGAGGAGACCCCATCCCCGACactcacaccaccaccaccaccacctcctgaACAGcctgcagcagaaaacaacaaag GGGGTGCTGGTTTCAAGCCAGACTCTTCTCTGATGGATTTTGGCCAATCCCACCCCGAGGATGAAGACCTGTACAGCACACGCAGCTGA